A single genomic interval of Streptomyces sp. 1222.5 harbors:
- a CDS encoding MoxR family ATPase has protein sequence MPSRTPSATMPDPSGATELGLADALLALLHETTTEPRADIQLEALTLAVTADLPVLLWGEPGIGKTAALTQLATALDLPLTTVIASVHEPSDFSGLPVVGDDPAVQGVPMAPPDWAVRLVRAGRGLLFLDELSTAPPAVQAALLRLVLERRIGTLRLPPGVRVVAAANPRSSAADGWELSPPLANRFVHLQWTHDHDVVVRGLGGTWPRATLPRLQPERLTGAVSFARRAVCAFLTARPGLVHRLPGGESRRGGAWPSPRSWEATLRLLAFATAAGASRDVLSLLVRGTVGDGPGLELLAALDRMDLPDPETLLADPAGAELPQRGDLRQAVLDGVVDAVRNRPERARWEAAWELLVRAMETGAPDVVVVPASTLASLRRDDWDVPAAIEQLSGVVTLSRRADDAARRTTAAGRGSR, from the coding sequence ATGCCCTCACGCACTCCTTCCGCCACGATGCCCGATCCCTCCGGAGCCACCGAACTCGGCTTGGCCGACGCCCTGTTGGCCCTGCTGCACGAGACCACCACCGAACCGCGGGCCGACATCCAGCTGGAGGCGCTGACCCTGGCCGTGACCGCCGACCTCCCCGTACTGCTGTGGGGCGAGCCCGGCATCGGCAAGACGGCGGCCCTGACCCAGTTGGCGACGGCCCTCGACCTGCCCCTGACCACCGTGATCGCGAGCGTCCACGAGCCGTCCGACTTCTCGGGGCTGCCCGTCGTGGGCGACGACCCCGCCGTCCAGGGCGTTCCGATGGCCCCGCCGGACTGGGCCGTACGGCTCGTGCGCGCCGGCCGCGGGCTGCTGTTCCTGGACGAGCTGTCCACCGCCCCGCCCGCGGTCCAGGCGGCCCTGCTGCGGCTCGTGCTGGAGCGGCGGATCGGTACGCTGCGCCTGCCGCCCGGGGTACGCGTCGTGGCCGCCGCCAATCCGCGTTCCTCGGCCGCCGACGGCTGGGAGCTGAGCCCTCCCCTGGCCAACCGGTTCGTGCACCTTCAGTGGACCCACGACCACGACGTCGTCGTACGCGGGCTCGGCGGGACCTGGCCGCGGGCCACCCTGCCCCGGCTCCAGCCGGAGCGCCTGACCGGTGCCGTTTCCTTCGCCCGGCGCGCGGTGTGCGCGTTCCTCACCGCACGTCCGGGGCTCGTCCACCGGTTGCCCGGCGGTGAGAGCCGCCGGGGCGGTGCATGGCCGTCGCCCCGCAGCTGGGAGGCGACCCTGCGGCTGCTCGCCTTCGCGACCGCCGCCGGCGCGTCCCGCGATGTGCTGTCGCTGCTGGTCCGGGGCACCGTCGGGGACGGTCCGGGCCTGGAGTTGCTGGCCGCCCTCGACCGGATGGACCTGCCCGACCCGGAGACACTGCTCGCCGACCCGGCGGGCGCCGAGCTGCCCCAGCGCGGGGATCTGCGGCAGGCCGTCCTGGACGGGGTGGTGGACGCGGTCCGCAACCGGCCGGAACGCGCCCGTTGGGAGGCGGCCTGGGAGCTGCTGGTGCGGGCGATGGAGACGGGTGCGCCGGACGTGGTGGTCGTACCGGCGTCCACGCTGGCCTCCCTGCGCCGCGACGACTGGGACGTACCGGCGGCGATCGAGCAGCTGTCCGGGGTCGTGACCCTGTCCCGGCGGGCGGACGACGCCGCCCGCCGGACAACGGCCGCCGGCCGGGGAAGCCGATGA
- a CDS encoding putative protein N(5)-glutamine methyltransferase produces MPASPSSSSSPADPSSRTPLSPARVVSVLRAAGCVFAEDEAELILATARSPEEAASMVDRRAAGLPLEQVLGWALFHGLRITVEAGVFVPRRRTEFLVDQALAAAPPASVVVDLCCGSGALGAALAAALDGAEVHAADIDPAAVRCARRNLAAVGGRAHQGDLYDALPAGLRGRVDVLAANVPYVPTAEVPLLPAEARDHEPLVALDGGADGLDVLRRVAAGAHEWLAPGGCLLTETGEHQAAAAGEVLTRAGLTTRLAVSEELYAHVLIGVRP; encoded by the coding sequence ATGCCTGCATCGCCCTCATCGTCTTCATCACCCGCGGATCCGTCCTCGCGTACGCCGTTGTCTCCCGCCCGGGTCGTCTCCGTGCTCCGCGCCGCCGGATGCGTCTTCGCCGAGGACGAGGCGGAACTCATCCTCGCGACCGCCCGTTCCCCGGAGGAGGCGGCCTCGATGGTGGACCGGCGCGCCGCCGGGCTCCCGCTCGAACAGGTCCTCGGCTGGGCCCTGTTCCACGGACTGCGCATCACCGTGGAGGCGGGGGTGTTCGTGCCCCGCCGCCGTACCGAGTTCCTCGTCGACCAGGCGCTGGCCGCGGCGCCGCCGGCGAGCGTGGTCGTGGACCTGTGCTGCGGTTCCGGCGCGCTCGGCGCGGCCCTCGCCGCCGCCCTGGACGGTGCCGAGGTGCACGCCGCCGACATCGACCCGGCGGCCGTCCGCTGCGCCCGGCGCAATCTCGCGGCCGTCGGCGGCCGGGCCCACCAGGGCGACCTGTACGACGCCCTGCCCGCCGGACTGCGCGGCCGCGTCGACGTCCTGGCGGCCAATGTGCCGTACGTCCCCACCGCCGAGGTCCCCCTGCTGCCGGCCGAGGCCCGCGACCACGAACCACTGGTCGCCCTGGACGGCGGCGCGGACGGTCTCGACGTGCTGCGCCGGGTGGCCGCCGGGGCGCACGAGTGGCTGGCACCGGGCGGCTGTCTCCTGACCGAGACCGGTGAGCATCAGGCGGCGGCGGCCGGGGAGGTGCTCACCCGGGCCGGTCTGACGACCCGTCTGGCGGTCTCCGAGGAGCTGTACGCCCATGTGCTGATCGGCGTACGACCCTGA